Within the Centropristis striata isolate RG_2023a ecotype Rhode Island chromosome 23, C.striata_1.0, whole genome shotgun sequence genome, the region gcAATTATTAAGGCCTCTTTTGGTAGTTAATACTAGTGATGtacgaatgaagcttcatgaaccattatttttattttctgagcccactagatggcgctctctgttcaaaaacaggctgaaagcaCTCAGTTGCCTTTGCTTGAGCctctttctttaaaccaagagcgccatcttaGGTAAGGAGTGAGGgaaggtggatgggtcaaaaaaACAGACTTTCACCAAGGAGATGTTATTTGTAGGTATTAACTTCTGagcatcatgtttttaaattaccaATGTAACCATGTCACATCTGGCAGTCACGTTGACCTTGTaactaatattttaatttttaaactgttttttataacaccacgttttttgccctaaccttagtAAATTGTTTTGTAGCCTAACTGTAATGAAACAGCAACACTTCCACAATGATTGTCAGGTTTATGTATGAGGACATGTTGATCTGTAATTGAGGGTATAAACAAATGAAACATGAGGTTGTATGGTTTGGAGgatatatacactcattctgaatacGAGACACTCCGTTCTTTGAATTCTGTTAACTCTTGCTGCTCAAAGTAGAGTAAAGAAGATTTTATTTGTGTGCTGCACTGCTGTTCAGTGCATACCGGTGAAACACTGGTGTGAAACAGTTTTGTCAGGAATGCTTGTGTGACCTattagtagtgatgtgccaatgaagcctcgtgAACCATTTcctgtattttctaagcccactagatggcgcacttggtttaaagaaaaaggctcaagcaatggtaattgaatgtgctttaaggtctttggtgaacagaatggaccatctagtgggctcagaaaataaaggaaatggttcatgaagcttcatcgCCCATCACTACCTATTAGCATTTAGCATCTTTCCATCTAACTGTTGCAATTACCCCTTTCTAGGTTTGAGAAGCTGACCACTGTGACCAACATCTTGCTGCTGAACCTGGTGTTTTCCTCCGTGTTCTTCATGTGCAGCCTTCCTTTCTGGGCAGTCTACAGTCAGAGCACCAATTGGATCTTTGGGGCGGCCATGTGCAAGATTGTTGGCAGCGTCTACTACCTGGGCTTCTACAGTTCTGTCCTCTTTCTAACTCTTTTGACCTTCGACCGACACGTTGCAGTTGTATACTCCTTGGGCGCATGGCAAGTGAGAAACCAAAGGTATGCAGTGATCTCCTGCGCTGTGGTGTGGCTGGTCAGTGCCTTGGCATGCATCAGGCCCATGATTCTCCACAACACTTTTACGTACAACGTACTTAACAAAACATACTGTCAGGAATATCCTGGTAACCTAGGTAATATTAATGTGCCGCTGCTGAAACAATCTGGATTTTACCTCCAGCTTATCctctttttgatctttcctctGGCTGTTATTATCTACTGCTACCTTAGGATTGCTATCACTGTCATGTCATCCAAGATAGTTAACAAGTTCAAGACAGTCAGGCTAGTATTTGtcattgttgtgatttttttcatttgttggacCCCATTCAACATTATAGAGCTGATTCGCGACAGACCCAGCGACTGTGAGGGATTGAAGAGGGTGCGTTATGCTCTTGAAGTCACTCGTATCATGGCATACACTTACTTTTGCATCAGTCCCATCTTCTACACATTTGTTGGGAAAAAATTCCAGAGCTATTTCAAACAACTGCTGGTGAAACGTTTCCCAGGTTTGAAGAAACATATTACTGTCAGTCAAGAAATTGGAACCAATATGtccacaaaaagtacaaaaaaatgagCTTTAGAAATGGCAAGCCCTTTGTTTCTCAGGACTGATGGTGTTTCAAATACAACTGAAGAAAGTAATCAATTTGGAGCATGTTTTTAAAGTTAGTTGTCAAAGTCTAGTCCAATTTAACTCCAAATTAAGCTCCTGTCACCTCTTTATTTGTATTCATGGCACATGTAAATGTAGACTAGAGAGCAAGTTTAGCTGAGCTATCGGAAGACATGGTTCcctacagaaaaacacaccagtCCTGTTCTGAGGACAGATCCTTTTTGCCTTTTCAAAGACTCAGGGTACAAGTTTCTTTCCCTAATTTCTTGCAGCTTCATGCTCCAATGAGCTGTAAAGCTTGAtctttttcagtttacactgcaGTATTTCATGAACATATTGGTACTGATccattagtgatgtgccaatgaagcctcatgaacccttgtctttattttctatcCATCTAGtcagctcagaaaataaagtaaatggcTAATGAGGCTGCATTGTCACATCACTACGAATAGTTTTGTTGTAACTTCTTGCCCTCTCATGGTCAAAGGCTGATTAATGAGGCTCAAGTGAGATATTGATATCGGAGGGATTTTTAAACCCCAAATTAGACTCAGCAatgattttattaataaaacattgttgCCGTGGTTGGTCCAAGTTAGCTGCTTGGTGCTTTGCACTGAGGTTTACTGGGCCAATCATTTATTTGTCATATGCttcttcatgtttcatgttcacAAAGCTACTGAAACTTTTGTTGGAttaccaggtggcaacctccctGTCGGAGCAATGAAGCAAACACAGACGTGCCTTAAGCCTTCAATCTTTCAAAAATCCAACAGGGGTCGCCAACAAAAGAACTGCGGTTCTATCTGTCTCAATAGAAAATGAgacaacttctcacttgatttattacttctgCAGAAGTTAATCCGGCAACatcatggtctcaatcgctggttttcatcaagaaaatatgatgttaattgtgtaaataatggttatTTTTGACTGACAGGTCGATAACACGTAGCAAAACAATGTTTATCCATGGcctgtgtacatttaaaaagcGGTGAACTTTTTTGCCGTGTTTTcatctttgaccctttcacagtgtgttttcatttcatgaaagtttatttgaacatttcattcatttaaagatgtcttgttcagtgttcggtTGTACttaaagacactccaaggagttgtcTGTTTTTCCAGTAAGTAACATACACCCG harbors:
- the LOC131962457 gene encoding C-C chemokine receptor type 1-like, whose amino-acid sequence is MEELITFQRVVDVGSQGQLEQRDGALLLAGGKRALHLTPMPTRTQIAGPWRVRSLLEAPLESEPREVFGKPWAQKNSVGPQQCGFSETLLLVGGEANSSRARSAPTSLPHHNLRSSDTNLLTPTRTKHRTVGDRAFSTAAPTLWTSSLLTAAIQTHSTPSKTEMDTTIYDYSYGGTDNVTDDGLEPEGPCDLNSVNSLGAGLSILFYFMFLFSLFGNGLVLFIIHRFEKLTTVTNILLLNLVFSSVFFMCSLPFWAVYSQSTNWIFGAAMCKIVGSVYYLGFYSSVLFLTLLTFDRHVAVVYSLGAWQVRNQRYAVISCAVVWLVSALACIRPMILHNTFTYNVLNKTYCQEYPGNLGNINVPLLKQSGFYLQLILFLIFPLAVIIYCYLRIAITVMSSKIVNKFKTVRLVFVIVVIFFICWTPFNIIELIRDRPSDCEGLKRVRYALEVTRIMAYTYFCISPIFYTFVGKKFQSYFKQLLVKRFPGLKKHITVSQEIGTNMSTKSTKK